Proteins from one Oscillatoria nigro-viridis PCC 7112 genomic window:
- a CDS encoding RNA-guided endonuclease InsQ/TnpB family protein — MRTAYQYKLRPTKQQVIELDRWLSMLCAQYNYLLADRFNWYEQNRSPVNACHLVCYLPELRENPDYYSQKKTLPQLKKTHLWYSEIYSQVLQDVVKRVKTTFDRFLKGDSSGKRSGKPRYKARSRYRTFTYPQMKEGCLHGNLINLPMFGKVKVVLHRPIPDGFKIKTASVTKKADGYYLTLFLEDKTVPEIKPDFNPRSITGIDVGLKEFLTTSEGETVAIPQYYRKEQKRLRTIQKRVSRRKKGSNNRLKAIKQLGRQHKKVTDKRKDFHFKTANWLLSKYDVIAHEDLNIKGLARTRLAKSVLDAGWSSFLSILTNKAENAGLLVVPVSAHNTSQDCSNCGEKVPKKLHIRWHDCPHCGCSLDRDHNAAVNIKNRAVGQPVLKAQLMSYAIAGVTEKPTPYCTHLV, encoded by the coding sequence ATGAGAACGGCTTACCAGTACAAACTACGTCCAACAAAACAGCAGGTCATTGAACTAGACAGATGGCTATCCATGCTATGCGCCCAGTACAATTACCTGTTGGCTGATAGATTTAATTGGTACGAACAAAATCGCTCTCCTGTTAACGCCTGCCATCTCGTCTGTTACCTACCTGAACTGCGAGAAAATCCCGATTATTACTCGCAAAAGAAAACGTTACCTCAACTCAAGAAAACACATCTTTGGTATAGCGAAATATATTCGCAAGTCCTTCAGGATGTAGTTAAGCGAGTTAAGACAACATTTGACCGTTTCCTAAAAGGTGATAGCAGCGGAAAACGCAGCGGTAAACCTCGATACAAAGCTCGCAGTCGCTATCGCACCTTTACTTATCCGCAAATGAAAGAGGGATGCTTGCATGGCAACTTGATTAACTTGCCGATGTTTGGGAAAGTTAAAGTTGTCTTGCACCGCCCTATCCCTGATGGGTTCAAAATCAAAACCGCATCTGTCACCAAGAAAGCTGATGGTTATTACCTTACGCTCTTCCTAGAAGACAAGACGGTTCCAGAGATAAAGCCAGACTTTAATCCTCGTTCAATAACAGGTATTGACGTAGGACTGAAGGAGTTTTTGACAACATCTGAAGGCGAAACAGTTGCTATTCCCCAGTATTATCGTAAAGAGCAAAAACGCTTACGAACTATTCAAAAGCGAGTGTCACGTCGCAAAAAGGGGAGCAATAACAGGCTTAAAGCTATTAAGCAACTGGGCAGACAACACAAGAAGGTTACAGATAAAAGAAAAGATTTCCACTTCAAGACAGCTAATTGGCTGCTGTCAAAATATGACGTAATCGCACACGAGGATTTAAACATAAAAGGTCTAGCTCGTACAAGGTTGGCTAAATCTGTGTTGGACGCTGGGTGGTCAAGTTTTCTGTCGATACTGACAAACAAAGCCGAAAACGCGGGTTTGTTGGTTGTCCCAGTAAGTGCCCATAATACTTCACAAGATTGTTCTAATTGCGGCGAGAAAGTACCAAAAAAGCTGCATATTCGTTGGCATGACTGTCCTCACTGTGGGTGCAGTCTAGACCGTGACCATAATGCCGCAGTTAATATCAAAAATAGAGCGGTGGGGCAACCCGTTCTTAAAGCTCAGTTAATGTCCTATGCAATAGCAGGAGTCACTGAGAAGCCTACACCATACTGTACTCATTTGGTGTAG
- a CDS encoding J domain-containing protein produces MRKSKSQISNLKSAYCAAWLRIVQDVKYDSLRDSFASREFTNTCPKPMADINRCYEILEIEPGSSLEEIKRAYRDLAFVWHPDRFAHNDRLQQKAQQRLTEINEAYQQLVLFLSQPESSRSIEKQFQQPPPPAPEKPLRRRSGKSAASPGSQRRQTRPKAASKKFLTQKNSSSKKRFTTQNRQAWRGTKQPGRSVAREARPSQNYRKLTSKRKTEFSTQYSKPRSAPREVRPSQHYSSFPGWPLAIAVASYALTGWILTVSVAPLWMWALICGADWLWAAILLAEGSATPRVWLAALVLAGAVGGSIAGFQAGGMVTGAAWGAVGAGLGAIASSDAESRAVAAVLAVGGVVTVVGLLAGTGSGNWVKALVAAVCWAIVGLTCGLATEVGVNSGGPVGLSGAIGLGIGAWAGAFAGAGSGAIVQALAIAGSKTVYGAWAAIGIIAGVVARMVAAERLSHNSSGLYTFILLVATSGFGLWLGSWLGDRIF; encoded by the coding sequence ATGCGTAAGTCCAAATCTCAAATCTCAAATCTCAAATCGGCTTACTGTGCAGCTTGGCTGAGAATAGTACAAGATGTTAAGTACGATTCCCTACGGGATAGCTTCGCTTCACGCGAATTTACAAACACCTGCCCCAAGCCTATGGCTGACATTAATCGATGCTACGAAATCCTCGAAATTGAGCCGGGAAGTTCCCTAGAAGAAATTAAGCGCGCTTACAGGGATTTAGCGTTTGTGTGGCATCCCGATCGCTTTGCCCACAACGATCGCCTGCAACAAAAAGCTCAACAGCGATTAACAGAAATTAATGAAGCTTACCAGCAGTTGGTGTTGTTTCTGAGTCAGCCTGAATCATCGAGGTCGATCGAAAAACAGTTTCAGCAGCCACCGCCGCCTGCGCCGGAAAAACCGCTGAGAAGGCGTTCTGGAAAATCAGCCGCCAGCCCTGGTTCCCAGCGCCGTCAAACCCGCCCAAAAGCCGCCTCCAAAAAATTTCTCACTCAAAAAAACTCTTCCAGCAAGAAACGATTTACCACTCAAAATCGCCAAGCGTGGCGGGGCACAAAGCAACCTGGGCGAAGCGTTGCGAGGGAAGCACGGCCATCTCAAAACTATCGAAAGCTTACCTCGAAAAGGAAAACAGAATTTTCAACTCAATACTCAAAACCGCGAAGCGCGCCGAGGGAAGTGCGGCCATCTCAACACTATTCCAGCTTCCCTGGGTGGCCGCTGGCAATCGCCGTGGCGAGTTACGCTTTGACGGGTTGGATTTTGACGGTATCAGTCGCCCCGCTGTGGATGTGGGCTTTAATCTGCGGTGCAGATTGGCTGTGGGCCGCGATTTTGCTGGCGGAGGGTTCGGCAACGCCTAGAGTGTGGCTGGCGGCGTTAGTTTTGGCTGGGGCGGTAGGGGGATCGATCGCCGGTTTTCAGGCGGGAGGAATGGTAACAGGGGCTGCTTGGGGCGCAGTTGGTGCTGGTTTGGGGGCGATCGCCAGTTCCGACGCAGAGTCTCGGGCTGTGGCTGCTGTGTTGGCTGTAGGGGGAGTGGTGACAGTGGTGGGATTGCTGGCGGGAACGGGTTCTGGGAATTGGGTTAAGGCGTTGGTGGCGGCCGTGTGTTGGGCGATTGTCGGCTTGACGTGCGGGCTGGCGACGGAAGTAGGCGTGAATTCTGGCGGCCCCGTCGGGCTCTCTGGTGCGATCGGGCTGGGGATCGGGGCGTGGGCGGGGGCTTTTGCTGGGGCGGGTTCGGGGGCGATCGTCCAAGCCTTGGCTATCGCCGGGTCTAAGACTGTTTATGGGGCTTGGGCTGCGATCGGGATTATTGCTGGAGTTGTGGCGCGGATGGTAGCTGCAGAAAGGTTGAGCCACAACTCCAGCGGGCTTTATACGTTTATCCTGTTGGTGGCTACTTCCGGTTTTGGGCTGTGGCTGGGAAGTTGGTTGGGCGATCGTATCTTTTAA
- a CDS encoding SPOR domain-containing protein: MKKVMVALISLATLGLGIAVPLQANAQPTKPTTKVALQSQRHHEYRVQYHRANQKKWINAGTFRTRVSANKQVQKLEHKGYKARIVTL; this comes from the coding sequence ATGAAGAAGGTAATGGTTGCGCTGATCTCTCTAGCTACCCTTGGGCTTGGCATTGCTGTTCCCCTCCAAGCCAATGCTCAGCCTACGAAGCCAACAACAAAAGTTGCGCTTCAATCCCAACGTCACCATGAATACCGCGTCCAGTATCACCGCGCCAATCAAAAAAAATGGATCAATGCTGGAACTTTCCGAACTCGTGTATCTGCTAACAAACAGGTTCAAAAACTAGAGCATAAAGGTTATAAAGCCAGAATTGTAACTCTGTAG
- a CDS encoding sensor histidine kinase produces the protein MELDIQDSLIRLHKPRRLPEEILLLKIKQPAILGYNFHNLYKLNIFYANLVKTLINSGAKLVVINLPDQMSQYIDVDTAPQLEHPFQELISKYSNQIVLVARSSNLPSENSVLNNYNNLLPFDNESINPSIRPEQIVSYFRYAAHPQSLDSPARKAELFSNFSYEDDPDINIHHKVKSVATMALEKFYMNSGNIRGFQNITNLQTLVSFQINFWGSGDRFPSIELDFQCPSSQLEREHCHPSFDRQSLQKLHDKLVLIDLPEGKGSETYRELSPFGEMSVAEVEANQIASLMTHSFLTRIPNWYDYIITTLGLDSIGLYILSQGKKHKLIPVYRLVGGFLTILVGSYVGLSFILFYRGLIIPLSIPILGWVGTGSGVAIYSIIRQSIQQQQKLAERQAILLQSRKLLHRVATDIHDGPLQELKLAMDSIELLALSHPSPLMNSILDRLEAVGLALRNQLSSTRTIAEKLEITPELQDGLDRGIHQWLQKLINSRELTLSVKEHLQPLREPKSDSAWIDSREDIFRFFREAIANVIRHAQPPNGSATQVSVSLTQKDHQCRLAIENNGTSLTPILLDIPHKKRRSGGYGTKLMKTIAAEIPNGAWQRVQLEEGGMRVTLEWTIDTP, from the coding sequence ATGGAGCTGGACATTCAGGATAGTCTAATAAGACTGCATAAACCAAGGCGTCTGCCCGAGGAAATTCTCCTGCTTAAAATCAAGCAGCCTGCAATTTTAGGATATAACTTTCATAACTTATATAAACTGAATATTTTCTATGCAAATTTAGTGAAAACCTTAATCAACAGTGGTGCAAAGCTTGTAGTCATAAATTTGCCAGATCAAATGAGCCAGTACATTGATGTTGATACAGCTCCTCAGTTAGAACATCCCTTTCAAGAGTTGATTAGTAAATATTCAAACCAGATTGTTTTGGTGGCTCGTTCAAGCAACTTGCCATCCGAAAATTCCGTGCTAAATAATTATAATAATTTACTTCCTTTCGACAATGAAAGTATCAATCCTTCTATTCGCCCAGAGCAGATAGTAAGTTACTTCAGATATGCAGCACATCCACAAAGCTTAGACAGCCCAGCTCGAAAAGCCGAGCTATTTTCCAATTTTAGCTATGAAGACGATCCAGATATTAATATACATCATAAGGTTAAATCTGTGGCAACGATGGCATTAGAAAAATTCTATATGAACTCAGGAAATATCAGAGGTTTTCAAAATATCACCAATTTACAAACTCTTGTATCTTTTCAAATAAACTTCTGGGGTTCGGGTGATAGATTTCCTAGTATTGAGCTTGATTTTCAATGTCCTTCCTCTCAGCTAGAGAGAGAACACTGTCATCCTTCTTTTGACCGCCAATCTCTTCAGAAGCTCCATGATAAACTTGTATTAATCGATCTTCCCGAAGGGAAAGGATCTGAAACCTATCGAGAACTATCTCCTTTTGGGGAGATGTCTGTTGCAGAAGTAGAAGCTAATCAAATAGCTAGTTTGATGACCCATTCATTTCTGACAAGAATCCCGAATTGGTATGACTACATCATCACAACTTTGGGTCTTGACTCGATCGGCCTATATATACTTAGCCAAGGCAAAAAGCATAAACTTATACCTGTTTATAGGCTGGTTGGCGGGTTTCTTACGATCTTGGTAGGAAGCTATGTAGGTTTAAGTTTTATCTTGTTCTATCGAGGGTTAATTATTCCATTATCCATCCCAATTTTAGGTTGGGTAGGAACAGGTTCAGGTGTAGCCATTTATTCAATTATCAGGCAGTCTATCCAACAACAGCAGAAATTAGCTGAGCGACAAGCTATTCTGTTGCAATCGCGGAAACTCCTCCATCGAGTTGCAACAGACATTCATGATGGCCCACTTCAAGAACTCAAATTGGCTATGGATAGTATTGAACTTCTAGCCCTCAGTCATCCATCTCCCCTGATGAACTCAATCTTAGATCGATTAGAAGCAGTTGGGCTTGCGCTTCGCAATCAGCTCAGCAGCACACGGACAATTGCAGAAAAGCTAGAGATTACACCAGAATTGCAAGATGGACTCGATCGGGGGATACACCAATGGCTCCAAAAACTGATTAACTCAAGAGAATTAACCTTGAGTGTCAAAGAGCATCTACAACCCCTGCGAGAACCCAAATCTGATAGTGCTTGGATTGATTCGAGAGAGGATATATTTCGCTTTTTTCGAGAAGCGATCGCTAATGTGATTCGTCATGCCCAACCTCCAAACGGATCGGCAACGCAAGTTTCAGTCTCGCTTACTCAAAAAGATCATCAGTGCCGATTAGCGATCGAGAATAATGGAACTAGCCTCACCCCTATCTTATTAGATATTCCTCACAAGAAACGTCGTAGTGGTGGATATGGCACTAAACTGATGAAAACTATTGCCGCTGAGATCCCAAATGGGGCTTGGCAAAGGGTTCAATTAGAAGAAGGTGGGATGCGGGTAACACTAGAATGGACGATTGACACCCCATAA
- a CDS encoding thermonuclease family protein, with amino-acid sequence MSKPKIGIFPTIKTLSAVAMLLLLFGCPQKLAPNNYAVKRVSDGDTLVASDAAGKDIKVRFACVDAPEIAHTNAEKNSKAAALKNQFKWGNLAHQRMQQLVKQGGGRVVLTVTDTDRYGRKVSEVRLPNGTFAQEVLIREGLAMVYRPYLKNCPSASVLEQAEAEAKKNRRGVWGDSKFVPAWQFRKSDK; translated from the coding sequence ATGAGCAAACCTAAAATCGGGATTTTCCCAACAATAAAAACCTTAAGTGCAGTTGCTATGCTATTGCTACTATTCGGGTGTCCGCAAAAATTAGCGCCCAACAACTATGCTGTCAAGCGAGTCAGCGACGGCGATACCCTTGTTGCTAGCGATGCCGCCGGGAAAGATATCAAAGTGCGTTTTGCCTGTGTAGATGCACCGGAAATCGCGCACACAAATGCTGAAAAAAATAGCAAAGCAGCAGCACTAAAAAATCAATTTAAGTGGGGAAATCTAGCGCACCAAAGAATGCAGCAGCTAGTCAAACAAGGGGGCGGTCGCGTTGTTTTGACCGTCACCGATACTGACCGCTACGGCCGCAAAGTTAGCGAAGTTCGGTTGCCAAACGGCACATTTGCCCAAGAAGTTTTGATCCGCGAAGGATTAGCAATGGTTTACCGTCCTTACTTGAAAAATTGTCCGAGTGCAAGTGTTCTGGAACAAGCCGAAGCCGAAGCTAAGAAAAATCGCCGCGGCGTTTGGGGAGATTCCAAGTTTGTGCCAGCTTGGCAATTTCGGAAGAGCGATAAATGA
- the polA gene encoding DNA polymerase I, whose product MSENQAPTFILVDGHSLAFRSYFAFAKSRDGGLRTTTGIPTSVCFGFLKSLLEVMAAHDPQYMAIAFDLATPTFRHEADETYKAGRAETPEDFIPDIKNLQELLSYLNLPAITAPGYEADDVLGTLANKASAAGYQVKILTGDRDLFQLVETEKQISVLYLSTDELRRSGKGKSQEYGPEEVKAKLGILPEQVIDYKALCGDKSDNIPGVKGIGDKTALQLLEAYNSLDGIYAAIDEIKGATKKKLEEGKEAAYHSQRMATIVQDVPLEINLEDCQLIGFDESALIPMLEKLEFKTFLGKVKQIQKRFGGTEEPLTDSGTGILPVAKGGQDARPTINSTDSGTGILPVAKGGQDAHPTIDKSPQTSKSSEDEDDDLWFFSPEETLAAQQQNKLPIKPRIIQTTEQLNELVQLLQTYTDKASPVAWDTETTAIEPRDAELVGIGCCWGTGEQDVAYIPTGHKTGKNLDKATVLNALRPILESENYPKALQNAKFDRSILRCQGIKLAGVVFDTMLASYVLDPENSHSLSELSRKYLGIVAKSYNELVPKNKTIADISILAVADYCGMDVYTTFQLVGKLRAELKEADKTSFPEKTLEGLLLEVEQPLEPVLAEMEYCGIRIDSAYLQQLSQQLEKSLKEIEEKTYQAAGRKFNLGSPKQLSEILLEKIPDEFQKKSRKTKTGYSTDAAVLDKLQGDHPIVDDLLEHRTLSKLKSTYVDALPQLVRADTGRVHTDFNQTATGTGRLSSSNPNLQNIPIRTEFSRQIRKAFLPEEGWLMVSADYSQIELRILAHLSQEPVLIEAYQNNRDVHTVTAQLLFEKEEITPDERRFGKTINFGVIYGMGAIKFGRSMGKTSADGKKFIERFNQRYSKVFEYLEKVKKEAIALGYVTTILGRRRYLNFESESLRDLKGRNPQDIHSDRLKSLSRDDAQSLRAAANAPIQGSSADIIKLAMIEVHKILQNYQARLLLQVHDELIFEVPPDEWGELQPKIRTAMENALPLSVPLIVDIHAGQNWMETK is encoded by the coding sequence GTGTCGGAAAATCAAGCTCCCACCTTCATCCTAGTTGACGGTCACTCTCTGGCCTTCCGCTCCTACTTCGCCTTTGCCAAAAGTCGAGACGGAGGCTTGCGAACTACGACGGGCATTCCCACCAGCGTCTGTTTTGGCTTTCTCAAGTCGCTGCTGGAAGTCATGGCCGCCCACGACCCCCAGTACATGGCGATCGCCTTTGACCTCGCCACGCCCACTTTTCGCCACGAAGCCGACGAAACTTACAAAGCCGGTCGTGCGGAAACTCCCGAAGATTTTATCCCAGATATCAAAAACCTGCAAGAATTGCTCAGCTATTTGAATTTACCTGCCATAACTGCTCCGGGCTACGAGGCGGACGATGTTTTGGGAACTTTGGCAAACAAAGCCAGCGCGGCCGGTTATCAGGTCAAAATCCTCACGGGCGATCGAGATTTGTTTCAATTAGTAGAAACCGAAAAACAAATCAGCGTATTGTATTTGAGTACCGATGAGCTCAGGCGATCGGGCAAAGGCAAATCCCAAGAATACGGCCCGGAAGAAGTCAAAGCCAAACTCGGTATTTTGCCCGAACAAGTAATAGATTACAAAGCTTTGTGTGGCGACAAATCCGATAACATCCCCGGAGTCAAAGGCATCGGCGACAAAACCGCCCTGCAATTGCTGGAAGCTTACAATTCCCTCGACGGCATTTATGCAGCCATCGACGAGATTAAAGGAGCAACTAAGAAAAAGCTAGAAGAAGGCAAAGAAGCTGCTTATCATTCTCAACGCATGGCGACAATTGTCCAAGACGTGCCATTAGAAATCAACTTAGAAGATTGCCAGCTTATAGGTTTTGACGAATCAGCCTTGATTCCCATGCTGGAAAAATTGGAATTTAAGACATTTTTAGGGAAAGTAAAACAAATTCAAAAGCGTTTTGGTGGCACAGAAGAGCCATTGACAGACAGTGGAACAGGCATCTTGCCTGTGGCAAAGGGCGGGCAAGATGCCCGCCCCACAATCAATTCAACCGACAGTGGCACAGGCATCTTGCCTGTGGCAAAGGGCGGGCAAGATGCCCACCCCACAATAGATAAGTCACCTCAAACTTCTAAAAGTTCAGAAGACGAAGACGATGACTTGTGGTTTTTTAGTCCCGAAGAAACCCTAGCCGCCCAGCAGCAAAATAAACTGCCAATTAAACCCCGAATAATTCAAACAACCGAACAGTTAAACGAATTAGTCCAACTCCTGCAAACATACACCGACAAAGCCTCACCCGTGGCGTGGGATACCGAAACTACCGCCATCGAGCCGCGAGACGCCGAATTAGTCGGAATTGGCTGCTGTTGGGGAACTGGTGAACAAGATGTAGCTTATATCCCAACCGGACACAAAACGGGCAAAAACTTAGACAAAGCCACAGTTTTAAATGCTTTGCGTCCGATTTTGGAAAGCGAGAATTATCCCAAGGCGCTGCAAAATGCTAAGTTCGATCGATCGATCCTGCGCTGTCAGGGAATCAAACTAGCCGGAGTCGTCTTCGACACCATGCTAGCCAGTTACGTACTCGATCCAGAAAATAGCCACAGCCTCAGCGAATTGTCAAGGAAATACTTAGGCATTGTCGCCAAAAGTTACAATGAATTAGTACCGAAAAACAAAACAATTGCTGACATCAGTATTCTGGCGGTAGCCGACTACTGCGGCATGGATGTTTACACTACATTTCAGTTAGTAGGTAAACTTAGAGCAGAATTGAAGGAAGCTGATAAAACTAGCTTTCCCGAAAAAACTTTGGAGGGGTTGCTGCTGGAAGTAGAACAGCCCCTAGAACCAGTTTTAGCAGAAATGGAATACTGCGGAATTCGCATTGATTCAGCTTACCTGCAACAACTGTCGCAGCAGCTAGAAAAGAGCTTAAAAGAAATAGAAGAAAAAACTTATCAAGCAGCGGGGAGAAAGTTTAATTTAGGTTCCCCAAAACAACTCAGCGAAATCTTGTTAGAAAAAATCCCCGATGAGTTTCAGAAAAAGTCTCGCAAAACTAAGACGGGATACTCTACAGACGCGGCTGTATTGGATAAATTGCAAGGAGACCACCCGATTGTAGACGATTTATTAGAACACCGAACATTATCCAAGTTGAAATCAACTTATGTGGATGCTTTGCCGCAGTTAGTGCGTGCGGATACCGGGCGAGTGCATACAGATTTCAACCAAACTGCAACGGGTACGGGAAGGCTTTCTTCTTCTAATCCAAATTTACAAAATATTCCCATCCGTACCGAGTTTTCGCGGCAAATTCGCAAGGCTTTTTTGCCGGAAGAAGGTTGGCTGATGGTGTCGGCTGACTATTCTCAAATTGAACTGCGAATTTTGGCTCATTTGAGTCAGGAACCTGTGTTAATTGAAGCTTATCAAAATAACCGAGATGTGCATACCGTGACGGCTCAACTGTTGTTTGAAAAGGAAGAAATAACTCCAGACGAGCGCAGGTTTGGCAAAACGATTAATTTTGGGGTAATTTACGGTATGGGGGCGATCAAGTTTGGGCGATCGATGGGCAAAACTTCAGCAGACGGTAAAAAGTTTATTGAACGATTTAACCAGCGTTACAGTAAAGTATTTGAATATTTGGAGAAAGTAAAAAAAGAGGCGATCGCCCTCGGATACGTTACCACAATACTCGGCCGCCGTCGCTACTTGAACTTCGAGAGCGAAAGCCTCCGGGACTTAAAAGGTCGCAATCCCCAAGACATTCACTCCGATCGACTTAAATCTCTCAGCAGAGATGACGCCCAATCTTTGCGGGCGGCAGCCAACGCTCCCATTCAAGGCTCTAGTGCTGATATCATTAAACTTGCCATGATTGAGGTACACAAAATTTTGCAAAACTATCAGGCGCGGCTGCTGCTGCAAGTTCACGACGAATTAATCTTTGAAGTGCCTCCCGATGAATGGGGAGAATTGCAACCGAAAATTAGAACTGCGATGGAAAATGCTCTGCCACTTAGCGTACCGCTGATAGTTGACATCCACGCTGGGCAAAATTGGATGGAAACTAAATAA
- a CDS encoding response regulator transcription factor translates to MSSQTQRFLVIEDHPEVGQNNCEFLRMIEPQCSCIIQETPEEGIEQLKQENIDLVVVDLQFGTLTGEESAKPGLALLNHIFEHHPLLNVLVYTSEPSYLRQVLKQIFEHQGGFAVVNKMERRNAFLEGGRSALAGQCKIPRNLMNEMPLTDKDRTVLDLLCNQALTDQAIADRMHISLKTAQNYVQSLKAKLNVDQLDGQLTNTRIAVCMEAIKRRLIG, encoded by the coding sequence ATGAGTTCTCAAACACAACGCTTTCTGGTCATTGAGGATCACCCTGAAGTCGGTCAAAATAATTGTGAATTTTTGAGGATGATAGAGCCTCAGTGTTCCTGCATTATTCAGGAAACCCCTGAAGAGGGGATTGAGCAACTCAAGCAAGAGAACATAGATTTAGTAGTAGTTGACTTACAATTTGGGACTTTGACAGGCGAGGAGTCAGCCAAGCCTGGTTTAGCGCTACTAAACCACATTTTTGAGCATCACCCTCTGTTAAATGTTCTCGTCTATACCAGCGAACCAAGCTATTTAAGGCAAGTCCTCAAGCAAATATTTGAACATCAAGGGGGATTTGCTGTCGTTAATAAAATGGAAAGACGGAATGCTTTTCTAGAAGGAGGTCGTAGTGCTTTAGCCGGACAGTGTAAGATTCCTCGTAATTTAATGAACGAAATGCCCTTGACTGATAAGGATAGAACGGTACTGGACTTGTTATGCAACCAAGCCCTTACGGATCAGGCAATTGCAGATCGGATGCACATATCCCTCAAAACAGCTCAGAACTACGTCCAGAGTCTCAAAGCAAAACTGAATGTCGATCAGCTTGACGGTCAACTTACTAATACCCGAATCGCAGTTTGCATGGAGGCAATTAAACGTAGGTTGATCGGATAG